One segment of Lepisosteus oculatus isolate fLepOcu1 unplaced genomic scaffold, fLepOcu1.hap2 HAP2_SCAFFOLD_327, whole genome shotgun sequence DNA contains the following:
- the LOC138227347 gene encoding fibrous sheath-interacting protein 2-like, with product MSVSLLSQIAVDLFDSVLQDLSKNQEITVVKQDNDVFHEPHKIQQVASSVHNDLLCQTGSQQVLQKAVATRNETVVKTIISSMVTNISKLTHSASQCSSLSPETSISREASEIIDRVMGDIKITSEHNKKATPSAQSSEISLVSSEIVHGVTDNLLKKIQCSNKKKDCLASETPEKPGDYLVQRVQGLEGVQQCKASGKTVKKTKKSSSSPDCMKTQPLESSSHDVKVDELMSDIRIASEHNKEATPSAQSSEVSLVSSEIVHGVTDNLLKKIQLNCSSPESSTPQAAIDMETRSTGQLMCTKMDQLEPSPVIGRTVRNKKLQSPMTKSPKGFSPTVPSGFESSFQPEDTMDKPCSSRSLGEAVGVTPCSNKKKDCLASETPEKPGDYLVQRVQGLEGVQHCKASGKTFKKTKKSSSSPDCMKTQPLESSTHDVKVDELMSYIRIASEHNKEATPRVQSSEVSLVSSEIVHGVTDNLLKKIQLNCSSPESSTPQAAIDMESRSTEQLMCTKMDQLEPSPVIGRTVRSKNLQSPMTKSPKGFSPTVPSWFENSFQPEDTMDKPCSSRSLGEAVGVTPCSNKKKDCLASETPEKPGDYLVQRVQGLEGVQHCKASGKTVKKTKKSSSSPDCMKTQPLKSSSHDVKVDELMSDIRIAREHNKEATPSAQSSEVSLVSSEIVHGVTDNLLKKIQLNCSSPESSTPQAAIDMESRSTEQLMCTKMDQLEPSPVIGRTVRSKKLQSPMTKSPKGFSPTVPSGFENSFQPEYTMDKPCSSRSLGEAVDVTPCSNKKKDCLASETPEKPGDYLVQRVQGLEGVQHCKASGKTFKKTKKSSSSPDCMKTQPLESSTHDVKVDELMSYIRIGSEHIKEATPRAQSSEVSLVSSEIVHGVTDNLLKKTQLNCSSPESSTPQAAIDMETRSTEQLMCTKMDQLEPSPVIGRTVRSKKLQSPMTKSPKGFSPTVPSGFENSFQPEDTMDKPCSSRSLGEAVGVTPCSNKKKDCLASETPEKPGDYLVQRVQGLEGVQQCKASGKTVKKTKKSSSSPDCMKTQPLESSSHDVKVDELMSDIRIGSEHNKEATPIAQSSEVSLVSSEIVHGVTDNLLKKIQLNCSCPESSAEDLKRPLQTLSEMVISITESVIMQLSAVPGITIGTPDHDRCIFIQPLDADQMIEKVYNDLLQESGSLIALYDAIMSKNQEVSNAIIVSLVKELSKLYFSTAESSALGPSPSFITNEATNDVNSSENDTFNLGCQEKGMSPPEPASDIQPLSDIPLPYSDIVKKIVTKLLLRIHPISPKREKKQEQIMDSLSCWELSEFAVGIIDNVLKKLFTAPDTSECNPTMGSNIQCELVSVKQVASCIYRELLQSAGSKDNLQQAVAAKSEALAQKIVDSLVREIMKFQHSDIESSDAPQAAIDMETLSTEQLMCTKMDQLEPSPVMCQTDAVKNIMAKLLLKICPGFPNPENYSGELEELSESQVRDLALKLTKDALKELTKVSTLTISEPKAEEHLPLQQAIKKTVSSVYSKLMESIGSKKVLQVGIASQNPEMIKEMACCVAKETIANYGLRSGCSIPSSQSLISQKTSKSTQDKIVDTNVTTVRSKKLQSSMKKSLKGFSPTVPSGFENSFQPEDTMDKPCSSRSIGEAVGVTPCSNKKKGCSASETPEKPGDYLAQGVQDVEGVQQCKASGKTVKKTMKSSSRPDCMKTRLLESSSHDVVDEELPGHSSWYVYTPSLNKDKNLSPAQSKSGLRIDIAKHYMTPVQLTKTSESKGLLSHSNIPFAVNTPDEDVNVSQKVKKHPLKKFGSMLKHKIMGNRSKDVRIQNETNPSLENLRAQGTSSGRGSCESFGPFKVPDEYTEPQKHK from the exons ATGTCTGTGTCTTTGCTGAGTCAGATAGCTGTGGACCTCTTTGACAGTGTGTTGCAGGACTTGTCCAAAAACCAGGAGATAACAGTTGTGAAACAGGATAATGATGTGTTTCATGAACCACACAAGATTCAGCAGGTTGCCAGCTCTGTTCACAATGATTTGCTGTGCCAAACTGGATCCCAACAGGTTCTACAGAAAGCTGTAGCCACCAGAAATGAGACAGTGGTCAAAACCATAATCAGTTCTATGGTGACCAACATTTCCAAGCTGACACATTCAGCTTCCCAATGTTCATCCCTTTCACCAGAGACCAGTATTAGCAGAGAAGCAAGTGAGATCATTGATAGGGTGATGggtgatattaaaataactagtgagcacaacaaaaaggcaacacccagtgctcagtcttctgaaatttctcttgtttcttctgaaatagtacatggagtcacagataatctgctaaagaaaattcagtgttctaataagaaaaaagattgcttagcttctgagaccccagagaaacctggagattatctggttcaaagagtccagggtctagaaggagtacagcagtgtaaggcttcagggaagacagttaagaagactaagaagagctcctcaagcccagactgtatgaaaacacaacctctggagtcctcttcgcatgatgtgaaggttgatgaactgatgagtgatattagaatcgctagtgagcacaacaaagaggcaacacccagtgctcagtcttctgaagtttctcttgtttcttctgaaatagtacatggagtcacagataatctgctaaagaaaattcagctaaactgttccagccctgagtccagtactcctcaagctgccattgatatggaaacccggagcactgggcagctcatgtgcaccaaaatggaccagttagaaccttcacctgttattggtcgaacagtcagaaataaaaaactgcagtctcctatgacaaagtctccaaaaggcttttctccaacagttccaagtgggtttgaaagcagtttccagccagaagacactatggataagccctgctcatcacgttccctaggagaagctgttggtgtgacaccttgttctaataagaaaaaagattgcttagcttctgagaccccagagaagcctggagattatctggttcaaagagtccagggtctagaaggagtacagcattgtaaggcttcagggaagacatttaagaagactaagaagagctcctcaagcccagactgtatgaaaacacaacctctggagtcctctacgcatgatgtgaaggttgatgagctgatgagttATATTAGAAtcgctagtgagcacaacaaagaggcaacacccagagttcagtcttctgaagtttcccttgtttcttctgaaatagtacatggagtcacagataatctgctaaagaaaattcagctaaactgttccagccctgagtccagtactcctcaagctgccattgatatggaatcccggagcactgagcagctcatgtgcaccaaaatggaccagttagaaccttcacctgttattggtcgaacagtcagaagtaaaaatctgcagtctcctatgacaaagtctccaaaaggcttttctccaacagttccaagttggtttgaaaacagtttccagccagaagacactatggataagccctgctcatcacgttccctaggagaagctgttggtgtgacaccttgttctaataagaaaaaagattgcttagcttctgagaccccagagaagcctggagattatctggttcaaagagtccagggtctagaaggagtacagcattgtaaggcttcagggaagacagttaagaagactaagaagagctcctcaagcccagactgtatgaaaacacaacctctgaagtcctcttcgcatgatgtgaaggttgatgagctgatgagtgatattagaattgctagagagcacaacaaagaggcaacacccagtgctcagtcttctgaagtttcccttgtttcttctgaaatagtacatggagtcacagataatctgctaaagaaaattcagctaaactgttccagccctgagtccagtactcctcaagctgccattgatatggaatcccggagcactgagcagctcatgtgcaccaaaatggaccagttagaaccttcacctgttattggtcgaacagtcagaagtaaaaaactgcagtctcctatgacaaagtctccaaaaggcttttctccaacagttccaagtgggtttgaaaacagtttccagccagaatacactatggataagccctgctcatcacgttccctaggagaagctgttgatgtgacaccttgttctaataagaaaaaagattgcttagcttctgagaccccagagaagcctggagattatctggttcaaagagtccagggtctagaaggagtacagcattgtaaggcttcagggaagacatttaagaagactaagaagagctcctcaagcccagactgtatgaaaacacaacctctggagtcctctacgcatgatgtgaaggttgatgagctgatgagttATATTAGAATCGGTAGTGAGCACAtcaaagaggcaacacccagagctcagtcttctgaagtttcccttgtttcttctgaaatagtacatggagtcacagataatctgctaaagaaaactcagctaaactgttccagccctgagtccagtactcctcaagctgccattgatatggaaacccggagcactgagcagctcatgtgcaccaaaatggaccagttagaaccttcacctgttattggtcgaacagtcagaagtaaaaaactgcagtctcctatgacaaagtctccaaaaggcttttctccaacagttccaagtgggtttgaaaacagtttccagccagaagacactatggataagccctgctcatcacgttccctaggagaagctgttggtgtgacaccttgttctaataagaaaaaagattgcttagcttctgagaccccagagaagcctggagattatctggttcaaagagtccagggtctagaaggagtacagcagtgtaaggcATCAGGGAAGACGgttaagaagactaagaagagctcctcaagcccagactgtatgaaaacacaacctctggagtcctcttcgcatgatgtgaaggttgatgagctgatgagtgatattagaatcggtagtgagcacaacaaagaggcaacacccatagcacagtcttctgaagtttcccttgtttcttctgaaatagtacatggagtcacagataatctgctaaagaaaattcagcttaACTGTTCCTGCCCTGAGTCCAGTGCTGAAGATCTGAAGAGACCTCTGCAAACCCTGAGTGAAATGGTTATAAGTATTACTGAATCTGTGATCATGCAGTTATCAGCTGTTCCAGGAATTACTATAGGCACACCTGACCATGACAGATGCATCTTTATTCAGCCTTTGGATGCAGACCAAATGATTGAAAAAGTGTACAATGACTTGCTGCAAGAAAGTGGCTCCCTTATTGCATTATACGATGCAATAATGTCCAAAAATCAGGAAGTGTCCAATGCCATTATTGTATCTTTGGTTAAAGAGCTCTCAAAGCTCTACTTTTCAACAGCTGAGTCTTCAGCTTTAGGTCCTTCTCCTTCCTTCATTACAAACGAAGCCACTAATGATGTGAACAGCAGTGAAAATGACACCTTTAACCTTGGTTGCCAAGAAAAGGGAATGTCACCTCCAGAGCCCGCTTCTGATATTCAACCACTTTCTGATATTCCCCTACCATATTCAGATATTGTGAAAAAAATTGTAACTAAACTGCTCTTAAGAATTCATCCTATTTCTCCAAAGAGGGAGAAGAAACAAGAACAGATTATGGATAGTTTATCTTGTTGGGAGCTCAGTGAATTTGCTGTGGGCATTATTGACAATGTGCTGAAGAAACTATTTACAGCCCCAGATACCTCAGAATGTAATCCAACAATGGGAAGCAATATCCAATGTGAGCTGGTTTCTGTCAAACAAGTGGCCAGCTGTATTTACAGAGAACTGCTGCAGAGTGCTGGTTCCAAAGACAACTTACAACAAGCAGTAGCAGCCAAGAGTGAGGCCCTGGCCCAAAAGATAGTTGATTCTCTTGTGAGAGAAATTATGAAGTTCCAACATTCAGATATCGAGTCTTCAGAtgctcctcaagctgccattgatatggaaaccctgagcactgagcagctcatgtgcaccaaaatggaccagttagaaccttcacctgttatgtGTCAAACAGATGCAGTGAAAAATATCATGGCAaaactgcttttgaaaattTGCCCTGGATTCCCCAACCCAGAAAATTATTCTGGGGAACTGGAAGAGCTGTCCGAGTCTCAGGTCAGGGACCTGGCACTGAAACTGACCAAAGATGCGCTGAAGGAATTGACAAAGGTTTCCACTCTAACCATCAGTGAACCAAAGGCTGAAGAACATCTTCCATTACAGCAAGCCATCAAGAAAACCGTTAGCTCTGTTTACAGCAAACTGATGGAATCCATTGGCAGCAAGAAAGTATTACAAGTAGGAATTGCCTCACAGAATCCAGAAATGATCAAGGAAATGGCCTGTTGTGTGGCTAAAGAAACTATTGCAAATTATGGTTTACGAAGCGGGTGTTCAATTCCATCTTCACAATCTCTAATTTCTCAGAAAACCAGTAAGTCCACACAGGACAAAATTGTGGACACAAACGTAActacagtcagaagtaaaaaactacAGTCTTCTATGAAAAAGTCTCTAAAgggcttttctccaacagttccaagtgggtttgaaaacagtttccagccagaagacactatggataagccctgctcatcacgttccataggagaagctgttggtgtgacaccttgttctaataagaaaaaaggttgttctgcttctgagaccccagagaagcctggagattatttGGCTCAAGGAGTCCAGGAtgtagaaggagtacagcagtgtaaggcttcagggaagacagttaagaaAACTATGAAGAGCTCCTCGAggccagactgtatgaaaacacgaCTTCTGGAGTCGTCTTCGCATGATGTGGTTGATGAG gaGTTGCCCGGACACTCATCTTGGTATGTGTACACTCCCAGCCTTAATAAGGACAAAAATCTCAGTCCAGCCCAAAGCAAGAGTGGTCTGCGCATTGACATAGCAAAACATTACATGACCCCAGTGCAACTGACCAAAACATCTGAGAGCAAAGGGCTTCTCTCGCACAGCAACATCCCCTTTGCAGTTAATACGCCGGATGAAGATGTGAATGTGAGCCAGAAAGTCAAGAAACATCCTTTGAAAAAGTTTGGCTCCATGCTAAAGCATAAGATCATGGGTAATAGGTCAAAAGACGtcagaattcagaatgaaacaaatCCATCTTTGGAAAACTTAAGAGCCCAGGGAACATCCAGTGGACGCGGGAGCTGTGAAAGCTTTGGACCATTTAAAGTGCCTGATGAGTACACCGAGCCTCAAAAACACAAG